A section of the Clostridia bacterium genome encodes:
- a CDS encoding cytosine permease has protein sequence MAANERAYLEGTHDYELSRVPMSLRRGLYSVVAVIYCWVINPAPALTGASIADKLYLSQALLAIILGSIVVGAYSIPVGLAGTREGYSTALLARLAFGERGSDLIAAIVGFANLIFYGVVIGIFVASLESLLGLEPKTLMVWGGIVFACVMASSAYFGYRGLDILSKVTMPIMLVLFSYAAIRAVVSGGGWAALAAMAPKETIPLSKGISATIGIFIVGATLTPDITRYARSAAHSVWGSILGFALGLGLITSLGAIGAKGAGTGDLVLILVNAGLKWIGLFLLLISSWAAGDNNVYSADLAMSKLFRRPAHYFTIITVIVGAVTAATGIYYNLLAYLGIIALTIPPVGGIIAVDYFLIRKRHLVKDPLGTEPRLLKVNWVAILSWVVAVVVDYLTAVVGHFGVSGLNGLIVGTVVFYVGALATGQHLQLREV, from the coding sequence ATGGCAGCAAATGAGAGGGCATATCTAGAAGGTACGCACGACTATGAGCTATCCCGTGTACCCATGAGCTTGAGAAGGGGTCTTTACTCGGTGGTTGCCGTAATCTACTGCTGGGTAATCAATCCGGCGCCAGCTCTTACCGGGGCTTCAATCGCGGATAAGCTTTACCTGAGCCAAGCCTTATTGGCTATTATTCTCGGCAGCATAGTAGTAGGCGCTTATTCCATACCAGTAGGACTAGCCGGCACTCGGGAGGGGTATTCTACTGCTTTACTAGCTCGGCTGGCCTTTGGTGAGCGGGGGAGTGACCTGATTGCCGCTATTGTAGGCTTTGCCAATCTTATTTTCTATGGGGTTGTCATAGGCATCTTTGTGGCCTCTCTGGAGTCGCTTTTGGGCTTGGAACCTAAGACCCTGATGGTTTGGGGTGGTATCGTCTTTGCTTGCGTAATGGCATCCAGTGCCTACTTTGGATACCGGGGCCTGGATATCCTCAGCAAGGTGACTATGCCTATTATGCTGGTCCTTTTTTCCTATGCAGCCATCCGGGCGGTGGTCTCTGGTGGTGGGTGGGCTGCGCTGGCAGCCATGGCGCCCAAAGAGACCATTCCCCTCAGTAAAGGTATTTCAGCTACTATTGGCATATTCATTGTCGGTGCGACGCTTACCCCGGACATTACCCGCTATGCGCGCAGCGCTGCTCACTCGGTCTGGGGCTCAATCCTCGGCTTTGCTTTAGGACTGGGCCTAATTACCTCCCTTGGAGCTATAGGTGCCAAGGGAGCAGGTACTGGGGACCTGGTACTCATTCTAGTTAACGCTGGTTTGAAATGGATCGGGTTGTTCCTGCTCTTGATCTCCTCCTGGGCCGCTGGAGACAACAACGTCTATAGCGCGGACCTAGCTATGTCAAAACTTTTCCGCCGGCCCGCCCATTATTTTACCATCATTACGGTAATTGTGGGAGCTGTCACTGCGGCTACGGGGATTTACTATAACTTGTTAGCTTACCTCGGGATTATAGCTCTTACCATTCCTCCGGTTGGTGGCATCATTGCCGTGGATTACTTCCTCATTCGTAAGCGCCATTTAGTGAAGGATCCTCTTGGTACCGAACCTAGGCTGTTGAAGGTGAATTGGGTAGCGATACTATCTTGGGTTGTTGCCGTAGTGGTGGACTATTTGACTGCAGTGGTTGGACACTTTGGAGTTTCGGGACTCAACGGCCTCATTGTTGGAACCGTAGTGTTCTATGTAGGAGCCTTGGCTACTGGTCAGCACCTGCAACTGAGGGAAGTATAA
- a CDS encoding SIS domain-containing protein, translating to MGAVDYLAKITQIIEKIRDSESQHIKEAAGLMAEAIAGGGWVYVFGSGHSVIPAMDIFPRYGSFVGFRPLMDPRLMWFNVIGPGGAPELLWIERQEGYIANFLNAFDFREGEVMLVFSHGGLNAAPVEAALYAKERGLKVVAVTSRQNYLEAEATHSSGKKLGDLADVLIDNCVPLEDALVEIPGLKEKVGAGSTVAVTAIATALVAGTARALAKRGYKMNVFVSPNVSTVTPEHNQEVFKEYWRRTKR from the coding sequence TTGGGCGCAGTTGATTATCTAGCCAAGATCACCCAAATAATCGAGAAGATTCGCGATAGCGAAAGCCAGCACATTAAGGAAGCAGCTGGGTTGATGGCTGAGGCCATTGCTGGGGGAGGCTGGGTTTACGTTTTTGGAAGCGGGCACTCAGTGATTCCTGCTATGGACATCTTCCCGCGTTACGGCAGTTTTGTGGGCTTTCGGCCGCTCATGGACCCACGCCTAATGTGGTTCAACGTAATCGGACCTGGCGGAGCTCCCGAGCTTTTGTGGATCGAAAGGCAGGAGGGGTATATTGCCAATTTCCTTAATGCCTTTGATTTTAGAGAAGGAGAGGTGATGCTAGTATTCTCCCATGGCGGGCTCAATGCGGCACCCGTTGAAGCAGCCCTTTATGCCAAGGAGCGCGGGCTTAAGGTGGTAGCTGTCACTTCCCGCCAGAACTACCTGGAGGCTGAGGCTACTCACTCCTCGGGCAAGAAGCTGGGCGACCTGGCCGATGTGCTGATCGATAACTGCGTGCCCTTGGAGGACGCCCTGGTAGAAATTCCAGGACTAAAAGAGAAGGTAGGCGCAGGCTCCACGGTGGCCGTTACTGCTATTGCTACTGCCTTGGTAGCAGGTACGGCTCGTGCTCTGGCCAAGCGAGGGTATAAGATGAACGTATTTGTTTCTCCAAATGTCTCTACAGTTACCCCTGAGCATAATCAAGAGGTCTTTAAGGAATATTGGCGGCGAACAAAGCGATAA